In the genome of Ptychodera flava strain L36383 chromosome 13, AS_Pfla_20210202, whole genome shotgun sequence, one region contains:
- the LOC139146993 gene encoding uncharacterized protein KIAA1958-like: MTQERPEDLDEEIRELFRLAEELGATGTDDFFGVEENTRPVSSNVQPSRSRYVEFSETDKQELITEQRKKNTVQSTNCAVNQFNKWMRTMRPSETRPISDIPPDVLDCYLGSFYAGVRQKDGSEYEPDSLTTYQRGIDRFLGENGYKFSISRDKEFSSSQATLRAKRAQLKTQGKGNKPNAAEELTEREEELLFEKGVIGTHNPEALLFLVWLNNQKHFGFRGCQESRQMLWGDIALKHTADNTEFLEFNERENKTRSSGK; encoded by the coding sequence ATGACCCAAGAACGTCCAGAAGATCTCGACGAAGAAATTCGCGAGCTATTCCGTCTAGCGGAGGAATTGGGCGCTACTGGAACcgatgatttttttggtgtggaGGAAAATACGCGGCCCGTTTCCTCTAACGTTCAGCCATCGCGATCGCGCTACGTCGAGTTCTCGGAGACCGACAAGCAAGAGCTGATCACCGAACAGAGGAAGAAAAATACGGTGCAGTCCACAAATTGTGCCGTAAACCAGTTCAACAAGTGGATGCGTACTATGCGACCTTCAGAAACAAGACCGATATCCGATATTCCACCAGATGTCCTTGACTGCTATCTCGGCAGCTTTTACGCTGGCGTCCGTCAAAAAGATGGTTCTGAGTACGAACCAGACTCGCTTACGACCTACCAGCGTGGGATAGATCGCTTCCTCGGTGAGAATGGTTACAAATTCTCGATCAGCCGCGATAAAGAATTTAGCAGTTCGCAGGCAACTTTGAGAGCAAAACGTGCCCAATTGAAGACCCAGGGCAAAGGCAATAAACCAAATGCAGCCGAAGAATTAACGGAACGCGAGGAGGAGCTCCTTTTTGAAAAAGGTGTGATCGGCACACACAACCCCGAAGCGCTACTATTTCTCGTTTGGCTAAACAACCAGAAACACTTCGGGTTCAGAGGCTGTCAAGAGAGCAGACAGATGCTGTGGGGAGACATCGCCTTGAAGCATACCGCTGACAACACCGAATTCTTAGAATTCAACGAGAGGGAAAATAAGACAAGATCTTCCGGGAAGTGA